A window from Calliopsis andreniformis isolate RMS-2024a chromosome 5, iyCalAndr_principal, whole genome shotgun sequence encodes these proteins:
- the Shf gene encoding WNT inhibitory factor 1 isoform X2 — MQWAAAALASATIALLLDTAAARHHHRSGNGHKPSGDISLWIDQQQIKMFSGLEMEIFAITEGRVLSYLLDPEFESKLPIIPSEVTYVNFTWKSGVKKYYYNFYRLKSFDESILKTPSITIKTQGRVPKRPKEFSVLLPCSGNNSGIAQLGIGLMIETRKGKPLNGTPLRLNLRKECTVREPNPGPCPDGYLGPPHCKKALCYPNCMNGGNCTAPGICSCPPGFQGPYCEGGICAEKCLNGGKCVQKDTCECPKGYFGLRCEFSKCVIPCLNGGKCKGNNVCRCPAGFKGDHCEIGRRSPQRSACTRACRNGTCQPDNTCLCEPGWFGKLCNKNKPWA; from the exons ATGCAGTGGGCCGCAGCCGCCCTGGCCTCGGCGACGATCGCTCTGCTCTTGGACACGGCGGCCGCGAGGCATCACCATCGCTCCGGCAATGGGCACAAACCGTCCGGTGACATCTCCCTTTGGATCGACCAGCAACAGATCAAAATGTTCAGCG GGCTCGAAATGGAAATATTCGCGATCaccgagggtagggtattgtctTATCTGCTGGATCCAGAGTTCGAAAGTAAACTGCCGATCATCCCGAGCGAGGTAACGTACGTGAACTTCACTTGGAAATCTGGCGTGAAAAAATACTATTACAATTTTTATCGATTGAAATCGTTCGACGAGTCGATCCTTAAGACTCCCTCCATCACGATCAAAACGCAAGGAAGGGTGCCTAAAAGACCGAAAG AATTCAGCGTCCTTTTGCCTTGTTCTGGTAACAATTCGGGTATAGCGCAATTAGGCATCGGTCTGATGATCGAGACACGCAAGGGGAAACCTTTAAACGGAACACCCCTTCGCCTTAACCTGAGAAAAGAATGCACCGTGCGCG AACCTAATCCTGGACCTTGTCCAGATGGATATCTGGGACCACCCCATTGCAAAAAGGCACTGTGTTACCCAAATTGTATGAATGGTGGTAACTGTACAGCCCCTGGTATTTGTTCCTGTCCACCAGGATTTCAAGGGCCATACTGTGAAGGAG GTATATGTGCAGAAAAGTGTTTAAATGGTGGGAAATGTGTACAGAAAGACACTTGCGAATGTCCAAAAGGATACTTTGGATTACGCTGTGAATTCT CAAAATGTGTAATACCGTGCTTAAATGGAGGGAAATGTAAAGGCAACAATGTCTGCAGGTGCCCTGCTGGCTTCAAAGGTGATCATTGCGAGATTGGTAGAAGATCCCCGCAACGTTCTGCTTGCACAAGAGCATGCAGAAATGGAACTTGTCAACCAGATAATACGTGTCTTTGCGAACCTGGTTGGTTTGGAAAATTGTGCAACAAAAACAAGCCATGGGCTTAA
- the Shf gene encoding WNT inhibitory factor 1 isoform X1 codes for MQWAAAALASATIALLLDTAAARHHHRSGNGHKPSGDISLWIDQQQIKMFSGLEMEIFAITEGRVLSYLLDPEFESKLPIIPSEVTYVNFTWKSGVKKYYYNFYRLKSFDESILKTPSITIKTQGRVPKRPKEFSVLLPCSGNNSGIAQLGIGLMIETRKGKPLNGTPLRLNLRKECTVRGECVNRAQNHHDLSTHTYKPNPGPCPDGYLGPPHCKKALCYPNCMNGGNCTAPGICSCPPGFQGPYCEGGICAEKCLNGGKCVQKDTCECPKGYFGLRCEFSKCVIPCLNGGKCKGNNVCRCPAGFKGDHCEIGRRSPQRSACTRACRNGTCQPDNTCLCEPGWFGKLCNKNKPWA; via the exons ATGCAGTGGGCCGCAGCCGCCCTGGCCTCGGCGACGATCGCTCTGCTCTTGGACACGGCGGCCGCGAGGCATCACCATCGCTCCGGCAATGGGCACAAACCGTCCGGTGACATCTCCCTTTGGATCGACCAGCAACAGATCAAAATGTTCAGCG GGCTCGAAATGGAAATATTCGCGATCaccgagggtagggtattgtctTATCTGCTGGATCCAGAGTTCGAAAGTAAACTGCCGATCATCCCGAGCGAGGTAACGTACGTGAACTTCACTTGGAAATCTGGCGTGAAAAAATACTATTACAATTTTTATCGATTGAAATCGTTCGACGAGTCGATCCTTAAGACTCCCTCCATCACGATCAAAACGCAAGGAAGGGTGCCTAAAAGACCGAAAG AATTCAGCGTCCTTTTGCCTTGTTCTGGTAACAATTCGGGTATAGCGCAATTAGGCATCGGTCTGATGATCGAGACACGCAAGGGGAAACCTTTAAACGGAACACCCCTTCGCCTTAACCTGAGAAAAGAATGCACCGTGCGCGGTGAGTGCGTAAATCGCGCCCAGAATCACCACGATCTCTCCACTCACACATACA AACCTAATCCTGGACCTTGTCCAGATGGATATCTGGGACCACCCCATTGCAAAAAGGCACTGTGTTACCCAAATTGTATGAATGGTGGTAACTGTACAGCCCCTGGTATTTGTTCCTGTCCACCAGGATTTCAAGGGCCATACTGTGAAGGAG GTATATGTGCAGAAAAGTGTTTAAATGGTGGGAAATGTGTACAGAAAGACACTTGCGAATGTCCAAAAGGATACTTTGGATTACGCTGTGAATTCT CAAAATGTGTAATACCGTGCTTAAATGGAGGGAAATGTAAAGGCAACAATGTCTGCAGGTGCCCTGCTGGCTTCAAAGGTGATCATTGCGAGATTGGTAGAAGATCCCCGCAACGTTCTGCTTGCACAAGAGCATGCAGAAATGGAACTTGTCAACCAGATAATACGTGTCTTTGCGAACCTGGTTGGTTTGGAAAATTGTGCAACAAAAACAAGCCATGGGCTTAA
- the Coq7 gene encoding ubiquinone biosynthesis protein COQ7, mitochondrial, translating to MWDQEKKHRAKFEDLIRKYRVRPTVLTPVWNIAGFVLGAGTALMGEKAAMACTVAVETVITEHYNDQLRTLMESNEKVDEEILETIKQFRDEEQEHHDTGIEHGAEQAPFYQALTNVIKYGCKTAISISKVI from the coding sequence ATGTGGGATCAGGAGAAAAAGCATCGCGCGAAATTTGAAGATCTAATTCGAAAGTATCGTGTAAGACCCACTGTTTTGACACCTGTTTGGAATATTGCCGGCTTTGTTCTTGGCGCCGGTACAGCGCTTATGGGAGAAAAAGCAGCTATGGCTTGCACTGTAGCTGTTGAGACTGTAATTACGGAACACTATAACGACCAACTGCGCACTTTAATGGAAAGTAATGAAAAAGTAGATGAAGAAATTTTAGAAACAATTAAACAGTTTCGAGATGAAGAGCAGGAACACCATGATACAGGTATAGAACATGGTGCAGAGCAAGCACCATTCTATCAAGCCTTAACAAATGTTATCAAATATGGTTGTAAGACTGCTATATCAATATCTAAAGTAATATAA
- the LOC143179535 gene encoding uncharacterized protein LOC143179535, translating into MTAVVPRRYRGEPWSRPSENREEGSGFRVCGEAAVGYALSPRPTLASRGHLVSRVSKQPLSHPHSTAQQARATRPRSISPGVNRVPLAPRRNNTHNSRHRQHRQFRQRPSSYRSATRAALHLHHNKRGSEAAILSEPARCTPSRRCEIALISRSSDARASPGSATIAYALIMRGLFSTTHQFPVRIRENAPAATETPTPYTCIRVWNNVIGRSG; encoded by the exons ATGACCGCGGTGGTACCGCGGCGGTACCGCGGCGAGCCATGGAGCAGGCCCAGTGAAAATCGCGA ggagggctcagggtttcgcGTCTGCGGGGAGGCCGCCGTCGGCTACGCTCTCTCACCACGCCCTACGCTCGCGTCTCGCGGTCATCTCGTCAGCCGTGTGTCAAAGCAGCCGCTCTCTCACCCGCACAGCACAGCACAGCAAGCGCGAGCCACGCGACCACGTTCGATCTCACCGGGCGTAAATCGCGTGCCGCTCGCGCCACGTCGCAACAACACGCACAATAGCCGCCATAGACAGCATCGCCAGTTTCGGCAGCGGCCGTCGTCGTATCGATCGGCTACGCGGGCGGCCCTCCATCTCCACCACAACAAACGCGGCAGCGAGGCGGCCATTTTGAGCGAGCCTGCGCGGTGCACTCCAAGCAGACGATGCGAAATTGCCCTTATTTCGCGATCGAGCGACGCTCGCGCATCGCCCGGCTCCGCAACGATCGCTTACGCGCTAATAATGCGTGGATTATTTTCCACCACTCACCAATTTCCCGTGAGAATCCGTGAAAATGCACCAGCGGCCACGGAAACACCAACACCATATACATGTATACGGGTCTGGAATAACGTGATTGGTCGTTCTGGCTAG